The following DNA comes from Mycoplasma phocoenae.
AGGAGCTGTTCCTAAAGATGGTCCAAGCGCCGGAGTAACGTTTACGACAGCTATCATCAGTGCATTGAGTAAAAAACCAGTTGATAACAATATAGCTATGACTGGGGAAATTACATTAAGAGGAAAAGTATTACCAATTGGTGGTTTAAAAGAAAAATCATTAGCGGCATCAAGATTAGGTATTAAAACAATATTCATTCCTGAACTAAATAAGAAAAACTTGGTAGATATCCCTAAAGAAATAAAAGATAAAATCCAATTTGTTCCTGTTTCAAGTTACAAAACAATTTATGATCACATATTCAAAAAATAAGGACAACATCTAATTAATATAAAAACATTCACACGAGTGAATGTTTTTATATATTTATTCAGCAAAAATAAATTAAAAATATAAAAAAACAGCGTTTTTTAGCTGTTAATTTTTAAAAAAATACTCATATATGAGTAAAATTTCATTTTAGTATTTGTTTTTTGCTCTTTGAAAGTTTATTTCGTTTTTTCTGTAAAAACTATCCAAAATTTCTTGTTCACTTATACCTGCTGTTACTCCTAATCCTAAGTAAAGTTCATATACGTATTTAAGCTGTTCTTTTGTTAAATTGTTGAATAATTTCGAAGCTTCCATATATACATGTGATAACTGAATAGTAAAATCAGTTGACAAAGTTATAGGTGAAATTTCAAAATCCACATTTTTTTTGTAACTCATAGAGCTTAAAAAATGAATACCATCAGCAAATTCCTCTAGTATTTTGACTCTATCTAAATTTTTGTTAACCTTTCAATATTTAAACGCTTGTACTTCATTTGCGAACTCCCCTATTTCCACTAAAAGCGCTATAATTCTTTTTATTTCTAAATTTTGTTCATCAGGTGAAATATTCTCTGCGAATTTTTCATCTAATAATTCTTGTATGTTAAAAACTTTTTCTAAATTCATATTGTTATTATTATAATTGCATATTTTTTATAGTTATGAATTTTTTTTATATATAATAATAAAGCCGATCAAATATGCCCCTGTGGCGGAATGGTAGACGCAGTTGACTCAAAATCAACCGAAGAGATTCGTGCTGGTTCAAGTCCAGTCAGGGGCACCATATCAACCAAAAAAAGGTTGTCCAAAATAGCTAAAAAATCGGCTTAAAAAAATTTTTTTTAAAAAAATAAAAAATTTTTTTAATTATGTATAATATTAAGGCATTGATAAATGCCCGGATGGCGGAAATGGTAGACGCAAGGGACTTAAAATCCCTCGGTGGCAACACCGTGCTGGTTCAAGTCCAGTTCCGGGCACCATAATGCGCCCTTAGCTCAGCAGGTAGAGCAACTGGCTTTTAACCAGTGGGTCAGAGGTTCGAATCCTCTAGGGCGTACCATTTCATGTAAATGACCAAAAACCGCATTGCGGTTTTTTTATTTTTATTTGTAAAATTAGAATTTTCCTAAAATTGTTTTGAATTAGTTTTTAAGATAAGAAATGTACTTAAATATGAATGATAATTTGATCAGGAGGACACGACATGAAAATTTATATGTACGGAAAAGTAGTTCATATCAATAAAAACTACATAATAATAGAACACAATGGAACAGGAGAATTAATATACGTTAGTGATATAAATAAATATAAAAATGATGAAAACATAAAAGTATTTATTCACGAGTATGATAATGAGTACTTCAAAACGACATATGGCTTCAGTTCATTTAAAGAATTAATTGTATTTGAAGATTTAATTTCTATTCAAGGGATTGGACCAAAAACAGCTTTAAGTGTATTGAGTACCGGTTGACAATCGATTGTGAAATATGTTGCCGAAGCAGATATTGACAAATTAACCAAAATACCATATTTAAGCACAAGATGCGCTCGTCAATTAATTTTTGAATTTCAGCCAAAATATGAAAAATTTGTTCAAAAAATGAAAATCCAAACTACGAACGAGTCAGATTCTAATGAATATAGTGTTGCTGATAATGCAAAAAGCGAGTTAAATGAAAATCTTAAAAATCTTGAAAAAAGTTTAAAAATATTGGGTTTTAAACAAAAACAAATTAATCTTGCAGTCAATAAAATAGGTGACTTTAGTGATCTTGAAAAAGCGGTAGAACAAGCTATAAAATTAATTGCTGATGCCGGTAAAGATGCAACAATATAAAATAACTAATTTCAGTGAATTTATCGGGCAAGAGCATATTAAAAAAACTATTCAAGTTATGATTAATGCCGCGCAAAAACAAAAAAGAATTATTGATCATATGTTGTTTTTCGGCCCACCCGGTCTCGGTAAAACATCACTAGCTAATATTATTGCTAATGAAACAAAACGAAATATAATTTATGCACAAGGCCCATTATTAGAAAAGCGTTCGGATTTAATAACGCTTTTTTCTTCTATTAATGAAAATGATATTATTTTTATCGATGAAATTCACAGTGTTAATAAAAATTTATTTGAATTATTGTATTCAGCAATGGAAGAACAAGCCATTGATATCGTTTTAGGTGTTGAAGGCGATAAAAAAATAATGCGTTTAAAACTAAAGGCTTTTTCGCTCATCGCTGCAACTACAAAATTCGATGCTCTCAGTCAGCCCTTAAAGGATCGTTTTGGTTTTATTGGCAGATTAAAAATGTATTCAATCAGTGAAATTGAATCAATAATTAAAAATTCGGCTAATAAAAATATGATTTCTATCTCTGATGAATCAATTGAAGAAATTGCTAAAAATTCACGTTTTACACCCAGAATTGCTAATAATTTACTGAAAAGAGTCAATGATTTTTCAATTTATAAAGAAAATGATTGCATCGATTTGGCCACAACTAAAGAAAGTTTAAAATATTTAGGTGTTTTCAAATATGGATTAAACGATTTACAAATTCAATACTTAAAAATATTGATAAATATATTCGAACAAAAAGCAGCCTCTTTAGATGCAATTTCCAGTATTTTAAAAGAAAATAAAAATACGATTTTACAAGAGGTTGAACCCCATTTATTATTAAATAAATTTATTGTAAAAACATCACGTGGAAGAATAATTACTCAAAAAGGTATTGAATATTTAATTCAGTATTCATAATCATTTAATTAAATTTCATTAATATAAATATAAATATTTATATATTGTTATAATTTAAAAATATGAAAAATACAACAAATAATACTAACAAAGCTAAATTAAAATGAATATTGACAATTTTTTCAACAATTGCTATTTTTGTGTTCTTGATAACCGGGATTTGTTTTGGGTTTTTAACAAAAAACAAAAACGCAGTGAACTCACAAGAAAGCAAAATTGTTTTAAAAATTAAAAATTCAAATAACCAAAATTTAGCAAACACAGACTCAGTTTCAAATAATCACGTTTTTGAATCAACACGTGAATATTTAACTGTTCAAAAAATCAATACAGAAAGTCAAGTGGATTTATCTAATGATTCATTAGTAATCACAACTCCAAATGTTACTAGTGATAAAGATAACGATAGATTAATTGACTCATTAACTACGAAACCATATTTAACATTCACAGACAAAAACGGTACACCATTGTTTTATAAAAATAATTTTGTGGCACCGAATACTAACAAGAGTGTTACATTAGAAAAATTCATAAAAGGAGATGCAAGAGATTTTTCTATATCGTTAAAAAACAAACCAGCTGAATGAAACACTGGAGCTTCAACTGGAACAATCGCTCTAAATTTAACTGATCAAGGAAATCAATCATGATTAGATTTAAAAAATTATTTACCATTTTCTTATGGCGAAAAATTATATGTTTGATTAAATTTACAAGAATTTATTAAAAGAGCCAAAACTGAATATCCAGATCAATGAAAACAATCAGGAGAAAATCCTGTAAATTTTGCTTTTATTGGAAATTCGAACAAACCACAAGAATACACCGAACCCAGTTCGAACCCAAAAGAAAAACCAAACAAAATCACAAAACCACCAGTATTAAAAGAAGGTGATTTAAAATCTGGTAAATATTTAATTTTTGAAGCTAATAGTCCATTCTGATTAGATTCGCAACGTTTCGGCGAAAATAAAATATTTATTAAAAATCAAAACAATGTATTATCGGACAAAGAATTAGCTGCAAAAATTAATTTTGCATATGATTCATTTGAATTAGAAAAAATCACGAGTTACTACACAAGTACTAAAAGTCTAAGTATTTATAAATTAACGATTATCGCGACTATCATTTTAACTATTCTTTCAGTTATTTTAATGATTAAAAATAGATTGCTGGGATTGGTAACATCTGGTTTAATAGGACTGAACATATTAGTTATTACAGCTTTAATGATTTCATTTGGTGCTATTATAACTCCTTTATTTGTAACTTCTTTATTGCTTGTAACAATAATTTCATTCGCTTTAATCAATGCGACAATGCGTAAATTTAACAGAGAAGTTAAAAAAGGTATAACTGTTACCAAATCAATGAACAAAGCGCAGAAATTGAATTTTGTAAATTCGCTAGATATAACATTTATTTTATTCTCGCTAGGTTTATTAGTTCTTTATTTAGGATCATACTTTACAACATCAATTGCAGCGATTGTGATATTGGGTTCATTATCTTCAACTCTGTTAATTAATTTAATAGCTAATGGTCTATTCAGTTTAATAAGTCAAATGGAATATTTCAACAAAAAACCATTTTTATTGGCATCTACAATGAAAACAAAAGAACTATCCTTTACTGTTGTAAGTAAGCGTTGACATTCGATAGTTATTTTTGGATTTATAACAATCGCTATGCTAATTTCATTATTTATATATGGAATTGATTTTACGAGGTCATTAGGTCTTTCATCAGAATTATTCCAACACCAAGAATGATTTATAACAAGTCCCCAACTTTCAATGGATCAAGCAAAACAACTGCAACAAATATTAATAACGGATTATAAAAATATTGAAATCTTCAATACTTCAATTAATAACAACAGTGTACTATTGAGAATCATCGGGCAAGATATAACAAATAATGTATTGATGGATAAATTATCAAAAGTTGCCTTTATTAATGAATTAGAATTTACTCAACTATTAAAAAATTCAAACGGATTTTTAATTCAACTAGGTTGAAGCATATTGCCTATATTTGCGTTCAGTATCTTAGTATTCTTGTATTTAACATTCAGATACACATGAGTAAGTGGTGTGGTATTTGTTGTCAAAGCATTTTTAATAAATTTAATATTAACCGCATTGTTGATTGCATTCAAATTACCATTCAATTCAAATATTATTTCTGTATATTTCATTTCATATGCATTGATTATTACAAATCATTTATTATCAACGGGTGAAATTCATTCTCTAGTTCACAGTGACACAAAATTAAACAACTACATTTTTACCGATGACGAAATTCAAGGTATAAATGTTATATATTCAAGAAACCGTTTTAAAAATTTAGTATTTATTTGTTTATTTACATTATTAATGAGCATACCATTGTTAGCGTTTGCAAATACATTTGATATTAACACCGTATTGCAATTATTATTAACAGGAGCTTCGATATTACTATTTGATTCATTAATTGGTTCAAGATTATGAATTTGATTATTCAAATTAAAAAACAAAAATAAACAAAAAAGAATTGAAACATATTACTGAAACTCTTCAAAATTAGAAGAACAAGAATTTTTATCAATTAATAATTTCAATAAATAAGGAGTTAATATGTACCAAAAATTAAAAGGCACAAAAGACATATTCGGAAAAGAAGCAGATATTTACACCTTTATAACATCTACTTTTTTCGATATAGCTAAAAAATATAATTTTAAATACATCGAAACACCAATTATTGATAGTACTGAATTATTTATACGTTCAGCTGGTGAAACCAGTGATATAGCAAATAAAGAAATGTATTCTTTTTTATCTAAAAGCAAAAAAAATATTTCATTAAGACCTGAAGGCACAGCTCCCGTTATTCGCGCATTTGTCGAAAACAATTTACACAGAGAAGGATTTAATAAATTGTTTTACTATGGCAATATGTACAGATACGAAAGACCTCAAAAGGGACGTTATCGTGAATTTAGACAAGGTGGGATAGAGTGTTTTTCACCCGCTTCAAGTGATGTTGATTTTGAAGTTATCGAATTAGGATATAGATTTTTAAATAAATTACAAATCAATAATTTTATTTTAGAAATCAATAACTTAGGTACTAAAGATACAAGAGAAAATTATTTAACCGATTTAAAAAAATATTTTGAACAACACAAAGAAAAGTTGACTGAGCAAAATTTAATCAGATTAGAAAAGAATGTGTTGCGTATATTAGATGATAAAGAACAAGCAAATGAAGAATTTATATTAAACTGTCCAAAAATCACTGACTTTTTATCTGATGAAGAATCTAATCAATACAAACAATTATTGAATAAGTTGGAAAAAAACAATATACCTTATAAGATTAATCCAATGCTTGTAAGAGGCTTAGACTATTACAACAATATTGTTTTTGAATTTGTTTCCAATTCAAAAGCTCTTGGTGCTAAATCAACTATTTTAGCAGGAGGGAGATACGATGGAATGGTTCAACAATTTGGTGGTGAAGATGTTTCGTCAATTGGATTTGCATTCGGAGCTGAAAGATTAGTTGAAATCATAAATTGTGAAAACAATTATATTCCGAATAATGAATTGGAAATATTAATTGCTTATCTGAACGACAATGAAAAAGACTCAGTTATCAAATTAGCTTCAGTACTGCGTGATCATTTTTCTGTCGAATTATTCTATGAGGAATTAAATATTAAAAAATTATTTAAAAAAGCTAATAAATTAAATCCTCGCGTATTAATATTCAAAGAATTAGATTCAGAAAATACTGAATTTAAAATAAAATTTTTAAAACAAAATAAAGAAATAACGCTAAATGCACAAGATATCGATGAGTTTATCAGCGAAATTAAAAAGGAATTATAATGAAAAAATATTTTAATACAGATATCACTATTGAACATGTGAATGAAGAAGTAACGTTGTATGGTTGAATTGCAAACAAAAGAAAATTTAAAAAACAACACTTTATAGACTTAAGAGACCGCAGCGGATTAATCCAAGTAATATTATTTGATGTTACTGATCCAAAATTAACAAAAGAATCTTCAATAAAAGTTACTGGTATTGTTAAAGAAAGATTAGAGTACAATACTGAATTAAAAACAGGTCAAATTGAAATCCACGTTACTGATTATGAGGTATTAAATTCAGCTTCTCAGTTACCTTTTGAAATCATGAAAGAAGATTCAGCGAACGAAGATTTAAGATTGGAATATCGTTTTTTAGATTTAAGAAGCGAAAAAATGCAATATAACATCGCACTACGTCATAAAGTAAATATGGAAACAAGAAAATTTTTTGATAAAAACGGATTCTTAGAAATTGAAACACCAATTTTATGTAAATCAACTCCAGAAGGTGCAAGAGACTTTCTAGTACCAACAAGAAGAAACGGAAAGTTTTTCGCTTTACCTCAATCTCCGCAATTATACAAACAATTATTAATGGCTTCTGGATATGAGAAATATTTTCAAATAGCACGTGTATTCCGGGATGAAGATTTAAGAAAAGATCGTCAACCAGAATTTACTCAAATTGACTTTGAAATGTCTTTTGCTGATCGCGAAGATTTATTTGCATTAGTTGAAAACTATTATAAACATATTTGAAATTCTTTAGGTATGGAGTTGAAAACACCATTTCCACGTATGGGATTTTTTGAATCAATGGATAAATATGGGAATGATAAACCTGATACAAGATTCGAAAATCTTTTAACAAATGTAAAAGTATTCGATCAATCAATTCATACACATAAATCAATTGCATTCGAAAACATCGAATTAATCTCTAAAAAAGATATCTTATTTGAATTAGGTTTTAAAAACAATGCCGAAAATATGACAGTAGTTGAATTTGAAAACTCTAAAATGAAAAGCAAAGTATTCAAAGGTATACAACTAACTGATGAGTACATTAATGAAATAATTGCCGCACAAAAATTGATTTCAGGTTCAATTATCATAAGTTTAGGCGAATATGACAATGTTGTTAAATCACTTGGTGCTTTAAGAACCTTTATCGCAGAGGAATATGCATTAACAAATCCAAATCAATTTAACTTTGTATGAATAGTTGATTGACCAATGTTTGAATACAATAAAGAAACAAACGAATATGAACCAGCACACCACGCATTCACAAGACCTGATTTAGAAACGTTAAAATACATAGAAACAAACGAATATGATAAAGTAAGGGCTTGTTCATACGACATAGTCTTGAATGGTTTTGAACTGGGTTCAGGTTCAGTTAGAAATCATGACGCAGAAATGCAACAAAAAATATTTGAATATTTAAAAATGTCACCTAAAGAATATAACGACAAATTCGGATTCTTTTTAAACGCATTTAAATATGGATTACCCCCTCATTTAGGTATGGCATTCGGATTAGAAAGAATTTTAATGATTATTTCTAACTCGAAATCAATAAGAGATGTAATTGCATTTCCTAAAAATGCAAAGGGATTGGATTTATTATCTAAATCACCATCAAACGTTACTGAATTCCAGTTGGATGAGTACGGATTGAAATTAAAATAATTAACAAAGGAGAAATATGTTGACAACATTAATAGTAATAATTGCAATAGTATCGATTTTCATAATTATACTTTCATTCCTAATGTCACCTGATTCAAACGGATTTAGTGGTGCATTAGTTGGAAGTGGAGATCTTGACCTATTTAAAGTATCTAAAGAAAGAGGGTTTAAAAAGTTTTTAAAATGAGCAATGATGATTTCAGGATTTGCTTTATTATTTATCGCTATATTGTTAAGGGTATTACTTCCTTAATATGAATGCATTTGACCCAAAAAATATTGAAAAACAAACTTTAGAAATTCTTTCCAAATCGCAAAAACCATATAGTTTTATTGAACTTGTAAAAAAAATAAATTTAAAACCTAAATTTAACAGTGATTATTCAACATTGTTATGAAAAATGGCGGATGAAAGAAAAATTGAAAAAACAAGAGAGGGTAATTATTTCGCGCTGAAAAAATTAACCAATGATAATTTCAAAATTTCGTTAACTGCTAAACGTTTAGGTTTTATTGATTTCGAGGAAAATAAAAGCGCTTTAGTGTTACCATTCGAATTAAAGGGCGTATTGGACGGCGATATTGTCAATGCTGACATTTGTTCATACATGCAAAACGGAGTTGAATTATACAGAGGTTATGTAAACTTTGTTAAACAAAGAGGGAAAACCACTTTAATTGGACAATTTGTCAAGGGTTTCAAAAACAATTTAATGTACTTTGAAGCATCAGACGAAAAAGACAATACTAAATACACGTTTAATGAACCATTAAAATTTGAGTATAAGACTGATCACTTTGTTAAAGTATCAATAGATTCAGTAGATCTTGTTAAGGGAAGAATCCCAGTCTCTTTTATTGAATATATTGGTTCAGTTGAAGCAAAAGGCATAATTCAAAAGAAAATAATTGCACAAAACAATGTTAACGAAGATTTTGAACCAAACGTTTTAGAGACAGCTGATTTAATTCCCCAAGAGATTCGAAAAGAAGATTATAGAGACAGAAAAGACATAACTGAATTATTGACTGTAACTATCGATGGTGAAGACACTAAAGATTTTGATGATGCGATATCATGTGAAAAATTAGATAATGGAACATACAAACTGTGAGTTCATATAGCTGACGTTAGTTACTACGTTAAGGAAAATGATCCAATTGATAGTGAAGCATTAAGAAGAGGTACATCAATTTATTTACCTGATAAAGTAATTCCGATGTTACCATTTGCACTGTCTAATGGTATATGCTCATTAAACCCAGGTGTTGAAAGAGCTACGTTAACTCTTGAAATGATCATTGATCAAAATGGACACACAACACATTTTGATATATATCCCGCTATTATCAAAAGCGATTATCGTTTAACATATAAACAAGTAAATAACTATTACGATGGAAATACAGAATTACAAGAAACAGTAAATAAACTTTTAAATGATGCTAAAGAATTATCTGAAATTATTCGTAAATACAAAAATGAGCAGGGATATGTTGATTTTGAAATTTCAGAACCTAAAATCATTTTAAAAGATGATGAAGTTATAGATATCGAAATTAAAACACCGGGATTTTCTGAATCAATGATTGAAGATTTCATGGTTAGAGCCAATGAAACAGTTGCTACAATGATGTATAAACGTAAAATTCCTTCAATATATCGTATACATGACATTCCGTCGGATGAAAAATTATTGAATCTTCAAACATTATTAAACTTCTTAAAAATAAACGTTAAAGTTCCAACATCAGGCAAACCCGCTGATTTTGCAAAAGCAATTCAAAAGATTAAAGAATTTCAAA
Coding sequences within:
- a CDS encoding dUTP diphosphatase, producing the protein MNLEKVFNIQELLDEKFAENISPDEQNLEIKRIIALLVEIGEFANEVQAFKYWKVNKNLDRVKILEEFADGIHFLSSMSYKKNVDFEISPITLSTDFTIQLSHVYMEASKLFNNLTKEQLKYVYELYLGLGVTAGISEQEILDSFYRKNEINFQRAKNKY
- the ruvA gene encoding Holliday junction branch migration protein RuvA, with the protein product MKIYMYGKVVHINKNYIIIEHNGTGELIYVSDINKYKNDENIKVFIHEYDNEYFKTTYGFSSFKELIVFEDLISIQGIGPKTALSVLSTGWQSIVKYVAEADIDKLTKIPYLSTRCARQLIFEFQPKYEKFVQKMKIQTTNESDSNEYSVADNAKSELNENLKNLEKSLKILGFKQKQINLAVNKIGDFSDLEKAVEQAIKLIADAGKDATI
- the ruvB gene encoding Holliday junction branch migration DNA helicase RuvB encodes the protein MPVKMQQYKITNFSEFIGQEHIKKTIQVMINAAQKQKRIIDHMLFFGPPGLGKTSLANIIANETKRNIIYAQGPLLEKRSDLITLFSSINENDIIFIDEIHSVNKNLFELLYSAMEEQAIDIVLGVEGDKKIMRLKLKAFSLIAATTKFDALSQPLKDRFGFIGRLKMYSISEIESIIKNSANKNMISISDESIEEIAKNSRFTPRIANNLLKRVNDFSIYKENDCIDLATTKESLKYLGVFKYGLNDLQIQYLKILINIFEQKAASLDAISSILKENKNTILQEVEPHLLLNKFIVKTSRGRIITQKGIEYLIQYS
- the secDF gene encoding protein translocase subunit SecDF, with the protein product MKNTTNNTNKAKLKWILTIFSTIAIFVFLITGICFGFLTKNKNAVNSQESKIVLKIKNSNNQNLANTDSVSNNHVFESTREYLTVQKINTESQVDLSNDSLVITTPNVTSDKDNDRLIDSLTTKPYLTFTDKNGTPLFYKNNFVAPNTNKSVTLEKFIKGDARDFSISLKNKPAEWNTGASTGTIALNLTDQGNQSWLDLKNYLPFSYGEKLYVWLNLQEFIKRAKTEYPDQWKQSGENPVNFAFIGNSNKPQEYTEPSSNPKEKPNKITKPPVLKEGDLKSGKYLIFEANSPFWLDSQRFGENKIFIKNQNNVLSDKELAAKINFAYDSFELEKITSYYTSTKSLSIYKLTIIATIILTILSVILMIKNRLLGLVTSGLIGLNILVITALMISFGAIITPLFVTSLLLVTIISFALINATMRKFNREVKKGITVTKSMNKAQKLNFVNSLDITFILFSLGLLVLYLGSYFTTSIAAIVILGSLSSTLLINLIANGLFSLISQMEYFNKKPFLLASTMKTKELSFTVVSKRWHSIVIFGFITIAMLISLFIYGIDFTRSLGLSSELFQHQEWFITSPQLSMDQAKQLQQILITDYKNIEIFNTSINNNSVLLRIIGQDITNNVLMDKLSKVAFINELEFTQLLKNSNGFLIQLGWSILPIFAFSILVFLYLTFRYTWVSGVVFVVKAFLINLILTALLIAFKLPFNSNIISVYFISYALIITNHLLSTGEIHSLVHSDTKLNNYIFTDDEIQGINVIYSRNRFKNLVFICLFTLLMSIPLLAFANTFDINTVLQLLLTGASILLFDSLIGSRLWIWLFKLKNKNKQKRIETYYWNSSKLEEQEFLSINNFNK
- the hisS gene encoding histidine--tRNA ligase, yielding MYQKLKGTKDIFGKEADIYTFITSTFFDIAKKYNFKYIETPIIDSTELFIRSAGETSDIANKEMYSFLSKSKKNISLRPEGTAPVIRAFVENNLHREGFNKLFYYGNMYRYERPQKGRYREFRQGGIECFSPASSDVDFEVIELGYRFLNKLQINNFILEINNLGTKDTRENYLTDLKKYFEQHKEKLTEQNLIRLEKNVLRILDDKEQANEEFILNCPKITDFLSDEESNQYKQLLNKLEKNNIPYKINPMLVRGLDYYNNIVFEFVSNSKALGAKSTILAGGRYDGMVQQFGGEDVSSIGFAFGAERLVEIINCENNYIPNNELEILIAYLNDNEKDSVIKLASVLRDHFSVELFYEELNIKKLFKKANKLNPRVLIFKELDSENTEFKIKFLKQNKEITLNAQDIDEFISEIKKEL
- the aspS gene encoding aspartate--tRNA ligase; this translates as MKKYFNTDITIEHVNEEVTLYGWIANKRKFKKQHFIDLRDRSGLIQVILFDVTDPKLTKESSIKVTGIVKERLEYNTELKTGQIEIHVTDYEVLNSASQLPFEIMKEDSANEDLRLEYRFLDLRSEKMQYNIALRHKVNMETRKFFDKNGFLEIETPILCKSTPEGARDFLVPTRRNGKFFALPQSPQLYKQLLMASGYEKYFQIARVFRDEDLRKDRQPEFTQIDFEMSFADREDLFALVENYYKHIWNSLGMELKTPFPRMGFFESMDKYGNDKPDTRFENLLTNVKVFDQSIHTHKSIAFENIELISKKDILFELGFKNNAENMTVVEFENSKMKSKVFKGIQLTDEYINEIIAAQKLISGSIIISLGEYDNVVKSLGALRTFIAEEYALTNPNQFNFVWIVDWPMFEYNKETNEYEPAHHAFTRPDLETLKYIETNEYDKVRACSYDIVLNGFELGSGSVRNHDAEMQQKIFEYLKMSPKEYNDKFGFFLNAFKYGLPPHLGMAFGLERILMIISNSKSIRDVIAFPKNAKGLDLLSKSPSNVTEFQLDEYGLKLK
- the secG gene encoding preprotein translocase subunit SecG, producing MLTTLIVIIAIVSIFIIILSFLMSPDSNGFSGALVGSGDLDLFKVSKERGFKKFLKWAMMISGFALLFIAILLRVLLP
- the rnr gene encoding ribonuclease R; protein product: MNAFDPKNIEKQTLEILSKSQKPYSFIELVKKINLKPKFNSDYSTLLWKMADERKIEKTREGNYFALKKLTNDNFKISLTAKRLGFIDFEENKSALVLPFELKGVLDGDIVNADICSYMQNGVELYRGYVNFVKQRGKTTLIGQFVKGFKNNLMYFEASDEKDNTKYTFNEPLKFEYKTDHFVKVSIDSVDLVKGRIPVSFIEYIGSVEAKGIIQKKIIAQNNVNEDFEPNVLETADLIPQEIRKEDYRDRKDITELLTVTIDGEDTKDFDDAISCEKLDNGTYKLWVHIADVSYYVKENDPIDSEALRRGTSIYLPDKVIPMLPFALSNGICSLNPGVERATLTLEMIIDQNGHTTHFDIYPAIIKSDYRLTYKQVNNYYDGNTELQETVNKLLNDAKELSEIIRKYKNEQGYVDFEISEPKIILKDDEVIDIEIKTPGFSESMIEDFMVRANETVATMMYKRKIPSIYRIHDIPSDEKLLNLQTLLNFLKINVKVPTSGKPADFAKAIQKIKEFQNDDFIKIFLLRTMQKAKYSEANIGHFGLASECYSHFTSPIRRYPDLLLHRLIRDYIFNNQSLNDEQKDELNEKVKQISISTSDTENVALVVERGVTDVRKAEFFQSFINKEFKATLITCEKFGIFFELDEYKTSVLVRYEEIENDNVIQLSTYEAKGKTKHFKVGETYRILITETDAIKGTVSAKILE